A window from gamma proteobacterium SS-5 encodes these proteins:
- the rnd gene encoding ribonuclease D produces MEKIYVSTPEQLERLCQQLRGRPWLALDTEFMRETTYYPKLCLLQLCDGEIAACVDPIALEALDPLLELLYDPSLTKVFHAARQDLEIFHHRWGRLPTSVFDTQPAAALLGLGDQLGYGNLVEQMLGIKLAKGHSRTDWAQRPLDAQQIDYAYDDVIYLAQLYPKMRQQLAEKGRLDWLQEDFERLTRPETYINPPEQAWARVKGLQLLRGAQYAVLQKLAAWRETQAEASDRPRRHLVQDEVLIDIARRMPRHLEELGKIRSLRERELQRWGATWLGLIEQARQMAKADWPSPEIKQRLSPQEDAKLDLLNAALKLIAEEEGLSPAALANRKDLEALIRGEADAALLGGWQKRVAGDRLQALLQGQLQLRIQPESQVLGWGGKPALPSDPAGQL; encoded by the coding sequence ATGGAAAAGATCTACGTCAGCACCCCAGAGCAGCTAGAGCGCCTGTGTCAGCAGCTGCGTGGCAGGCCCTGGCTGGCGCTGGACACCGAGTTCATGCGCGAAACCACCTATTACCCCAAACTTTGCCTACTGCAACTGTGCGATGGCGAGATTGCCGCCTGCGTCGATCCCATCGCCCTGGAGGCCCTGGACCCCCTGCTGGAGCTGCTCTATGACCCGTCGTTGACCAAGGTCTTTCACGCCGCACGCCAGGATCTGGAGATATTCCATCACCGCTGGGGCCGCCTGCCCACCTCGGTATTCGATACCCAGCCCGCCGCCGCCCTGCTCGGCCTGGGGGATCAGCTGGGCTATGGCAACCTGGTGGAGCAGATGCTCGGGATCAAGCTGGCCAAGGGTCACAGCCGCACCGATTGGGCGCAGCGGCCCCTGGACGCTCAGCAGATCGACTATGCCTATGACGACGTCATCTACCTGGCCCAGCTCTACCCGAAAATGCGCCAGCAGCTGGCGGAAAAGGGCCGCCTGGACTGGTTGCAGGAGGACTTTGAGCGCCTGACCCGGCCCGAGACCTACATCAACCCGCCCGAGCAGGCCTGGGCGCGGGTCAAGGGCCTGCAACTGCTGCGCGGGGCGCAATACGCCGTGCTGCAAAAACTGGCCGCCTGGCGCGAGACCCAGGCCGAGGCCAGTGATCGCCCGCGCCGCCACCTGGTGCAGGACGAGGTACTGATCGACATCGCCCGGCGCATGCCGCGCCACCTGGAGGAGCTGGGCAAGATCCGCAGCCTGCGCGAGCGCGAGCTGCAACGCTGGGGGGCGACCTGGCTTGGTCTGATCGAGCAGGCCCGGCAGATGGCCAAGGCAGACTGGCCCAGCCCGGAGATCAAGCAGCGCCTCAGCCCCCAAGAGGACGCCAAGCTGGACCTGCTCAATGCCGCGCTCAAGCTGATTGCCGAGGAGGAAGGCCTGAGCCCCGCCGCCCTGGCCAACCGCAAGGACCTGGAGGCCCTGATCCGTGGCGAGGCCGACGCCGCCCTGCTCGGCGGCTGGCAAAAAAGGGTCGCCGGCGACCGCCTGCAGGCCCTGTTGCAAGGCCAGCTGCAGCTGCGCATTCAGCCCGAGAGCCAGGTGCTGGGCTGGGGTGGGAAGCCAGCTCTGCCGAGCGACCCGGCAGGGCAGCTCTGA